From Streptomyces sp. Edi4, one genomic window encodes:
- a CDS encoding amino acid adenylation domain-containing protein has product MLPLSSSQEIVWLHEQVQPGSRAYNFTASLDLWGTLDVDALRSGLAATLARHPGLRLELVPVPGAMPGQRVADVCLPRLRTVDITWEADPEAAFEKLLRTEAETPLDTFDAPLLRWTLVKLADDQHRLIHVEHHLIHDGHSFAILLNDVFSVYSAQVRGEAIELPEASSYADHVRARAGDIRAEELSASLAYWSTTLRDASYDMPLPGLARPGARRRHHGGQLRQSIGADLGERLRAHTRERGLTPFATLLGLFAELLRRHSGRSQMVVGTAVGNRPRGYEDAVGMFVNTIPLRLDLDPGASAEDTMDEVTDTLIRALPHQEVPVQELTRALGLHTSGADNPLFSVMFSAHDAPLPELDVPGLEITLFEGFNTGTTRFDLDVVLLPDDRRGVSLRHGAPGMTLVWDYDADLFGEDVAKLLAERFLDLLRAYLDAPSTALADLALPATPQEAAPRVPVTGEGDPLDPAAAQDPALPALLIGARRITYGELDAQVTSLAARMRTAGVTAGQPVAAVLPRGADSVVALLACLRTGAVYCPLSPSDPPARLELLLDRLAPALVLTAPGASVSVPDGLPSASLDAPVLPSARAADVVAGAAYIIHTSGSTGIPKAVAVGRDALVNHLTGAARRFELAAGDRVLLFAQPSFDVALEEVLPSLYAGACLVVPEQEVPTGGELARLLAAARVTVANLPTSYFLATRQDLLAVLTEGRWAPRLIVLGGERIPADVMRAFFADTDAHAEAGPAFSVLNVYGVTEAAISSTVYEITRDSLAEGAEIPLGAELPGEQIHVLDEALRPLPTGAVGELAIAGVGLAEGYVGNAEATGARFVTVDALGGERVYLTGDLGYRGEDGLLRFLGRRDNQIKLRGYRIELEEVEAAASAALGGRSCAVVLDRDNAGGPRLVAFRERADEVEEWDEQALHTELSRRLPGALVPARWVLLDAMPTLAGGKPNRVALARLAAESAPEAPAEEAAPMTDPAASNDPAVVLLAEGWREVLGHDRFEESSHFFRVGGHSLLAAQLAAWLEPRLGERPSLRLLFQHPVLADQARALAATPAPALATPKES; this is encoded by the coding sequence ATGCTCCCCCTCTCCTCCTCGCAGGAGATCGTCTGGCTGCACGAGCAAGTGCAGCCGGGCAGCCGCGCCTACAACTTCACCGCCTCGCTCGACCTGTGGGGCACCCTCGACGTCGACGCGCTGCGCAGCGGTCTCGCGGCCACCCTCGCCCGCCACCCCGGCCTGCGCCTGGAACTCGTGCCCGTGCCGGGCGCGATGCCCGGCCAGCGCGTCGCCGACGTCTGCCTGCCCCGGCTGCGCACCGTGGACATCACCTGGGAGGCCGACCCCGAGGCCGCCTTCGAGAAGCTGCTGCGCACCGAGGCGGAGACCCCCCTCGACACCTTCGACGCGCCCCTGCTGCGCTGGACCCTGGTCAAGCTCGCCGACGACCAGCACCGGCTCATCCACGTCGAGCACCATCTCATCCACGACGGCCACTCGTTCGCCATCCTCCTGAACGACGTCTTCAGCGTCTACAGCGCCCAAGTGCGGGGCGAGGCGATCGAGTTGCCCGAGGCCAGCTCGTACGCCGACCATGTGCGCGCCCGGGCCGGCGACATCCGCGCCGAGGAGCTGAGCGCCAGCCTCGCGTACTGGTCGACCACCCTGCGCGACGCCTCGTACGACATGCCGCTGCCCGGCCTCGCCCGGCCCGGCGCGCGGCGGCGCCACCACGGCGGCCAGCTGCGCCAGTCGATCGGCGCCGACCTCGGGGAGCGGCTGCGCGCCCACACCCGCGAACGCGGCCTCACCCCCTTCGCCACCCTGCTCGGGCTCTTCGCCGAACTCCTTCGCCGCCACAGCGGACGCAGCCAGATGGTGGTGGGGACCGCCGTCGGCAACCGCCCGCGCGGCTACGAGGACGCGGTGGGCATGTTCGTCAACACCATCCCGCTGCGGCTCGACCTCGACCCCGGCGCGAGCGCCGAGGACACCATGGACGAGGTGACCGACACCCTCATCCGGGCGCTCCCGCACCAGGAGGTGCCGGTCCAGGAACTGACCCGGGCCCTCGGCCTGCACACATCGGGCGCGGACAACCCGCTGTTCAGCGTGATGTTCAGCGCCCACGACGCGCCGCTGCCCGAACTCGACGTGCCCGGCCTGGAGATCACCCTGTTCGAGGGGTTCAACACCGGCACCACCCGCTTCGACCTCGACGTGGTGCTGCTGCCCGACGACCGGCGCGGGGTGAGCCTGCGCCACGGCGCGCCCGGCATGACGCTGGTGTGGGACTACGACGCCGACCTCTTCGGCGAGGACGTGGCCAAGCTGCTCGCCGAGCGCTTCCTTGACCTGCTGCGCGCCTACCTCGACGCGCCCTCCACCGCGCTCGCCGACCTCGCGCTCCCCGCCACGCCCCAAGAGGCGGCGCCCAGGGTGCCCGTGACGGGGGAGGGCGACCCGCTCGACCCGGCCGCCGCCCAGGACCCCGCGCTGCCCGCCCTCCTGATCGGGGCCCGCAGAATCACCTACGGCGAACTCGACGCCCAGGTCACCTCGCTCGCCGCACGGATGCGCACGGCGGGCGTCACCGCAGGACAGCCCGTCGCCGCGGTGCTGCCGCGCGGCGCCGACTCCGTGGTGGCGCTGCTGGCCTGCCTGCGCACCGGCGCGGTGTACTGCCCGCTGTCGCCGTCCGACCCGCCGGCCCGTCTTGAGCTGCTGCTCGACCGGCTCGCGCCCGCGCTCGTCCTCACCGCCCCGGGCGCCTCGGTGTCCGTGCCCGACGGCCTGCCGAGCGCGAGCCTCGACGCTCCGGTCCTGCCGTCCGCCCGCGCGGCGGACGTCGTGGCCGGCGCGGCGTACATCATCCACACGTCCGGTTCGACCGGCATACCCAAGGCCGTCGCGGTCGGCCGGGACGCGCTGGTCAACCATCTGACCGGGGCCGCGCGGCGGTTCGAACTCGCGGCCGGCGACCGGGTGCTCCTGTTCGCCCAGCCGTCCTTCGACGTCGCCCTCGAAGAGGTGCTGCCCTCGCTGTACGCGGGCGCGTGTCTGGTCGTGCCCGAGCAGGAGGTGCCGACCGGCGGCGAACTCGCGCGGCTGCTCGCCGCCGCCCGCGTCACCGTGGCCAACCTGCCCACCAGTTACTTCCTCGCCACCCGCCAGGACCTGCTCGCGGTGCTCACCGAGGGCCGCTGGGCGCCGCGCCTGATCGTCCTCGGTGGTGAGCGCATCCCGGCCGACGTGATGCGCGCCTTCTTCGCCGACACCGATGCCCACGCCGAGGCGGGCCCCGCCTTCAGCGTGCTCAACGTCTACGGCGTGACCGAGGCGGCCATCAGCTCCACCGTGTACGAGATCACCCGCGACAGCCTGGCCGAGGGGGCGGAGATCCCGCTCGGGGCCGAGCTGCCCGGCGAGCAAATCCACGTCCTGGACGAGGCGCTGCGGCCGCTGCCCACCGGCGCTGTCGGTGAACTGGCCATAGCGGGAGTTGGACTTGCCGAGGGTTACGTCGGCAACGCCGAGGCCACCGGGGCCCGCTTCGTCACCGTCGACGCCCTCGGCGGCGAACGCGTCTACCTCACCGGCGACCTCGGCTACCGGGGCGAGGACGGGCTGCTGCGCTTCCTCGGCCGCCGCGACAACCAGATCAAGCTGCGCGGCTACCGCATCGAACTCGAAGAGGTCGAGGCCGCCGCGTCGGCCGCGCTCGGCGGCCGCTCCTGCGCCGTCGTCCTGGACCGCGACAACGCCGGCGGCCCCCGCCTCGTCGCCTTCCGCGAGCGCGCCGACGAGGTCGAGGAGTGGGACGAGCAGGCGCTGCACACCGAGCTGAGCCGCCGCCTGCCGGGCGCCCTGGTGCCCGCCCGCTGGGTGCTGCTCGACGCCATGCCGACCCTGGCCGGCGGCAAGCCGAACCGGGTGGCGCTGGCCCGGCTCGCGGCCGAGTCCGCGCCCGAGGCGCCCGCCGAGGAAGCGGCCCCGATGACGGATCCCGCCGCGTCCAACGACCCGGCCGTCGTGCTGCTCGCCGAGGGCTGGCGCGAAGTGCTCGGACACGACCGCTTCGAGGAGAGCTCACACTTCTTCCGCGTGGGCGGCCACTCGCTGCTCGCCGCGCAGCTCGCGGCCTGGCTGGAACCCCGGCTCGGCGAGCGCCCCTCGCTGCGGCTGCTCTTCCAGCACCCGGTCCTCGCCGACCAGGCCCGCGCTCTCGCCGCCACCCCCGCCCCCGCCCTCGCCACGCCGAAGGAGTCGTGA
- a CDS encoding amino acid adenylation domain-containing protein, which produces MTQQLTDHQVQATSGAAPSILRGAPLAGSTGVLARYEEWVRRSPGAPAVIDGEHRWTYAQLDEAADAVAKALTGRVRPGDVVGVCLDRSAALVVTAIALARIGAVYLPLGPRPGERRIAAVTEDIGVVCLIGDPEVLTTHHQASEHVELPVSGAGANAAASVVAAFTSAAPGARTAPPEALYAVLTSGSTGRPKAVTVAEPALAALLDWYREETGLAPGGRQSLLIGVAFDPHLLELWSGLTCGAALIPAPDEVRWDPAALTDWWRAAQVTACVAATPMIEPLLDRPWPQDLKLRHLMVGGDRMRRRPGPDVTATVHNAYGPAEATVVTTTHAMRATDPDADTDAAPPIGTPIAGATVVVTDSEGTVLARGEEGELRIGGSCLALGYLDPELTARRFTAPPAELADLDRVYRTGDRVRMLEDGRLVFLGRLDDQVKISGVRIEPAEVEAAFEQDAAVRTAVVTAPRDAEGRARLVAHILPVPGAALAADDLLAGVRAWLPEQAVPSTVRMVDAFPLDANGKVDRAALLKQAEQAPAAAAAEAAVPQDATDDERLVLATVRDLLGRPETTLEDNFTGAGGTSLLAARLLEALEKATQVRLRATELLRQPDLRAIAAVLDKRRTAARTPGS; this is translated from the coding sequence ATGACCCAGCAGTTGACGGACCATCAGGTGCAGGCCACCTCCGGCGCCGCCCCGAGCATCCTGCGCGGCGCCCCCCTCGCCGGCTCCACCGGAGTCCTGGCGCGCTACGAGGAGTGGGTACGCCGCTCGCCCGGCGCCCCCGCGGTGATCGACGGCGAGCACCGCTGGACCTACGCCCAGCTCGACGAGGCGGCCGACGCGGTCGCGAAGGCCCTGACCGGGCGCGTGCGCCCCGGAGACGTCGTCGGCGTCTGCCTGGACCGCTCGGCCGCACTCGTGGTCACCGCGATCGCGCTGGCCCGCATCGGCGCGGTGTATCTGCCGCTCGGCCCCCGCCCCGGCGAGCGCCGGATCGCCGCGGTCACCGAGGACATCGGCGTTGTCTGCCTCATCGGCGACCCCGAGGTCCTGACGACCCATCACCAGGCGTCCGAGCACGTTGAGTTGCCGGTGTCCGGTGCGGGCGCCAACGCCGCCGCGAGTGTGGTGGCCGCCTTCACCTCGGCCGCGCCCGGCGCGCGCACCGCGCCGCCCGAGGCCCTGTACGCCGTACTGACCTCCGGCTCCACCGGCCGCCCCAAGGCGGTGACGGTCGCCGAGCCCGCCCTGGCCGCGCTCCTTGACTGGTACCGCGAGGAGACCGGGCTCGCTCCGGGCGGGCGCCAGTCGCTGCTGATCGGTGTCGCCTTCGATCCCCATCTGCTGGAGCTGTGGTCCGGTCTGACCTGCGGCGCGGCCCTCATACCCGCGCCCGACGAGGTCCGCTGGGACCCGGCCGCGCTCACCGACTGGTGGCGCGCGGCGCAGGTGACGGCGTGTGTCGCGGCCACCCCCATGATCGAACCGCTCCTCGACCGCCCCTGGCCGCAGGACCTGAAGCTCCGTCACCTCATGGTCGGCGGCGACCGCATGCGCCGGCGCCCCGGGCCCGATGTGACCGCCACCGTCCACAACGCCTACGGCCCCGCCGAAGCGACCGTGGTCACCACCACCCACGCCATGCGGGCCACCGACCCCGACGCGGACACCGACGCCGCGCCGCCCATCGGCACCCCGATAGCGGGGGCGACCGTCGTCGTCACCGACTCCGAGGGCACCGTCCTGGCGCGCGGTGAGGAGGGCGAACTGCGCATCGGGGGAAGCTGTCTGGCCCTTGGCTATCTGGACCCCGAGCTCACCGCCCGCCGCTTCACCGCCCCGCCGGCCGAACTCGCCGACCTGGACCGCGTGTACCGCACCGGCGACCGTGTGCGCATGCTGGAGGACGGCCGTCTTGTCTTCCTCGGCCGCCTCGACGACCAGGTCAAGATCAGCGGCGTGCGGATCGAACCGGCCGAGGTCGAGGCCGCGTTCGAGCAGGACGCCGCCGTCCGCACCGCCGTGGTCACCGCGCCGCGCGACGCCGAGGGCCGCGCCCGGCTCGTCGCCCACATCCTTCCCGTGCCCGGCGCGGCGCTTGCCGCTGACGACCTCCTCGCCGGCGTCCGGGCCTGGCTGCCCGAGCAGGCCGTGCCCTCCACGGTGCGCATGGTGGACGCCTTCCCCCTCGACGCCAACGGCAAGGTGGACCGCGCGGCCCTCCTGAAGCAGGCCGAACAGGCACCCGCGGCGGCCGCAGCCGAGGCCGCCGTGCCCCAGGACGCGACCGACGACGAACGGCTCGTGCTCGCCACCGTCCGCGACCTGCTCGGCCGCCCCGAGACCACCCTTGAGGACAACTTCACCGGCGCGGGCGGCACCTCCCTGCTCGCGGCCCGCCTCCTCGAAGCCCTGGAGAAGGCGACCCAAGTACGCCTGCGCGCGACGGAGTTGCTGCGCCAGCCCGATCTGCGGGCCATCGCCGCCGTACTCGACAAGCGCCGCACGGCGGCGCGCACCCCGGGGTCCTGA
- a CDS encoding non-ribosomal peptide synthetase has protein sequence MTVARTGLPALVARHAEHTPDALAVADGDTTLTYAQLVSRARALASHLHDQGVRPGDSVALLMPRSARTVVAQLALWWAGAACVPLDPGHPRPRTEAMLEDSGATLTVGDSKLLEAAATPGAVLALPDDEQPAERAGVSGEGPDPDDTAFVMFTSGSTGRPKGVAVRHGAIAELVTDPDYVTVTARDRVLLHSPATFDGSTFEVWAALANGAAVVVCTTERPSFEDLAKVVERQGVTVAFFTTALFHQLAARRSRVFALLRTVVVGGEAMAAQHARAVLRAFPWVELVNGYGPTETTTFATAHRVSDRDCDGPVPIGRPVAGATAHILDEAGLPVADGARGELWVGGSRLAHGYTRQPGLTAERFVDHPVLGRLYRTGDLVSARPDGALDFHGRTDDQVKVRGFRIEPGEIEHALREQPEVDDAAVTVRRPTPDDARLAAFVVAAPGPVPRAEALLTRLGAALPAHLVPDELTFVEHLPLTSSGKVDRRALGELGTAVEVSGAAEPLTPLQGAVAEVWGRSLGCEVTRPDADFLDLGGHSLLALVVAEDLREELGVELSLADFFTAPTVAGHADLVERALLAAHTDLRPDAPEDTDGH, from the coding sequence GTGACCGTGGCCCGGACCGGCCTGCCCGCCCTGGTGGCGCGGCACGCCGAACACACCCCCGACGCCCTCGCCGTGGCGGACGGCGACACCACCTTGACCTACGCGCAGCTGGTCTCGCGCGCCCGCGCCCTCGCCTCCCACCTCCACGACCAGGGCGTACGCCCCGGCGACTCCGTGGCGCTCCTGATGCCCCGCTCGGCCCGGACCGTCGTCGCCCAGCTCGCCCTGTGGTGGGCGGGCGCCGCCTGCGTGCCCCTGGACCCGGGCCACCCAAGGCCCCGTACCGAGGCCATGCTGGAGGACTCCGGCGCCACCTTGACCGTCGGCGACAGCAAGCTGCTCGAAGCGGCCGCGACACCGGGCGCGGTCCTCGCCCTGCCCGACGACGAGCAGCCGGCCGAAAGGGCCGGGGTGAGCGGCGAGGGCCCCGATCCGGACGACACCGCGTTCGTCATGTTCACCTCGGGCTCCACGGGCCGCCCCAAGGGCGTCGCCGTGCGCCACGGCGCCATCGCCGAACTCGTCACCGATCCGGACTACGTCACCGTCACCGCGCGCGACCGGGTGCTGCTGCACTCGCCCGCCACCTTCGACGGCTCGACGTTCGAGGTGTGGGCGGCGCTCGCCAACGGCGCCGCCGTCGTCGTGTGCACCACCGAACGCCCCTCGTTCGAGGACCTGGCCAAGGTGGTGGAGCGCCAGGGCGTCACCGTGGCGTTCTTCACCACCGCGCTCTTCCACCAGCTCGCCGCGCGCCGCTCCCGCGTCTTCGCGCTGCTGCGCACCGTGGTCGTGGGCGGCGAGGCGATGGCCGCGCAGCACGCCCGGGCCGTCCTGCGCGCCTTCCCCTGGGTCGAACTCGTCAACGGCTACGGCCCGACCGAGACGACCACCTTCGCCACCGCCCACCGCGTCAGCGACCGCGACTGCGACGGGCCCGTGCCCATCGGCCGCCCCGTCGCCGGCGCCACCGCCCACATCCTCGACGAAGCGGGCCTGCCCGTCGCCGACGGCGCGCGCGGCGAACTGTGGGTCGGCGGCAGCCGTCTGGCCCACGGATACACCCGGCAGCCCGGCCTGACCGCCGAGCGCTTCGTCGACCACCCGGTGCTCGGCCGCCTCTACCGCACCGGCGACCTCGTCTCGGCCCGCCCCGACGGCGCCCTTGACTTCCACGGCCGTACGGACGACCAGGTCAAGGTGCGCGGTTTCCGGATCGAGCCCGGCGAGATCGAGCACGCCCTGCGCGAGCAGCCGGAGGTCGACGACGCGGCCGTCACCGTGCGCCGCCCCACCCCCGACGACGCCCGTCTCGCCGCGTTCGTGGTCGCGGCACCCGGCCCCGTGCCCCGCGCCGAGGCCCTGCTCACCCGGCTCGGCGCCGCCCTGCCCGCCCACCTGGTCCCCGACGAGCTGACCTTCGTCGAGCACCTGCCGCTCACCAGCTCCGGCAAGGTGGACCGCCGCGCGCTCGGTGAGCTCGGCACGGCGGTCGAGGTGAGCGGCGCCGCCGAACCGCTGACCCCGCTCCAGGGGGCCGTCGCGGAGGTGTGGGGCCGTTCGCTCGGCTGCGAAGTGACCCGCCCCGACGCCGACTTCCTCGACCTCGGCGGCCACTCCCTGCTCGCCCTCGTCGTCGCCGAGGACCTGCGCGAAGAGCTCGGCGTCGAACTGTCCCTCGCCGACTTCTTCACCGCCCCCACCGTGGCGGGCCACGCCGACCTGGTCGAGCGCGCCCTGCTCGCCGCCCACACCGATCTGCGCCCCGACGCGCCCGAGGACACCGATGGCCACTGA
- a CDS encoding condensation domain-containing protein, translating into MATDTSAALQQELLRRARARAAGRPETPVPAVTPDPGPAPLTHAQRRMWLMERLGQNSAQYSVPFATRLRGPLDLDALSTALTELVRRHGILRTRYGRDADEPYQETLPAPARIAVKVLDAPGDGDDLLAEEARRPFDLAENTLPRALVLRHGPEDHTVLLTFHHIAIDGGSLDTVAGEIAALYAAALDGRPGELPEPPQYADFARREHAGAARLEDGLAHWTRALAGATAPRLPRPSAPPPDVAEHPAATRTTALGAQVLPALRALGRERRATVFTVSLAAAFAALHRLTGETDLVVGCAATHREGQAMRGLVGLCVNTLPVRVDLSGDPAFAGLVERVRDALLAAQQHRDVPFDLILERLGAQARGDDGTALVRVTTDIGGEPTALRLPGLDASPVEVGLGEAKFDLTLGILDTEQPQSLVQYARAALDEGAGDALAASFAELLTAVAGDPALRLSQLPGRRAEPAPEPGHPAKARLLAHPEVAEAYVPDPHGGPLVAYAVLSRTGGPSPVQLRAHLRRVLARELVPAAVTLLDEMPRTPDGAVDSARLPALPRPEAPEGRHIQAVTDAFAQLLDRRPEPDDDFFALGGHSLAAVQLAERLRSALTLPLIGLDIMQTRTPRAIAALLDARAAERTAAVAASASKAASASAGRPRRTRVGTVLVTGGTGGVGAFVLRELAAQGRPVLALARPESAHLVGGDGVEVIEGDLSDLDSLRRAVEGADAVIHAACTFTRPEVDVAAMRAMVDAWRGGPFVFVSSVDAYGRPEAARVAEESPSRAPLSAYGQAKVDCEALLLHAAGTEGRGGASAVRSPIVWGAHDRLRDQLRWGATGLLYQAALAGSPISLPGPGAGGHDWYGAPWVHAAALARAVTSCLDAPVHGVANAVSGHVAWSDLTAELMALLGSDSTVTFDDTVHQDLDHRWHYRADRLATALRPEPGEDLHTVLASMIEASGQGKNGSLTGSGE; encoded by the coding sequence ATGGCCACTGACACCTCCGCCGCCCTCCAGCAAGAGCTGCTGCGCAGGGCCCGCGCCCGCGCCGCCGGCCGTCCCGAGACCCCGGTGCCCGCGGTCACCCCCGACCCGGGCCCGGCCCCGCTCACCCACGCCCAGCGCCGCATGTGGCTGATGGAACGGCTCGGGCAGAACAGCGCCCAGTACAGCGTGCCGTTCGCCACCCGGCTGCGCGGCCCGCTCGACCTGGACGCGTTGAGCACCGCCCTGACCGAACTCGTACGCCGGCACGGCATCCTGCGCACCCGCTACGGACGCGACGCAGATGAGCCCTACCAGGAAACGCTCCCCGCGCCCGCCCGTATCGCGGTGAAAGTCCTCGACGCGCCCGGCGACGGCGACGACCTCCTGGCCGAGGAGGCCCGCCGCCCGTTCGACCTGGCCGAGAACACCCTGCCGCGCGCCCTGGTCCTGCGGCACGGACCCGAGGACCACACGGTTCTCCTGACGTTCCATCACATAGCCATCGACGGCGGCTCGTTGGACACGGTCGCGGGGGAGATCGCCGCTCTCTACGCCGCCGCGCTCGACGGCCGCCCCGGCGAGCTGCCCGAGCCGCCGCAGTACGCGGACTTCGCGCGCCGCGAGCACGCAGGGGCCGCCCGGCTGGAGGACGGCCTCGCCCACTGGACCCGCGCGCTCGCCGGCGCCACCGCGCCCCGGCTGCCCCGGCCGAGCGCCCCACCCCCGGACGTGGCCGAGCACCCGGCGGCGACCCGTACCACCGCCCTGGGCGCGCAGGTCCTTCCGGCCCTGCGCGCCCTGGGACGCGAGCGCCGCGCCACCGTCTTCACGGTGTCTCTGGCCGCCGCGTTCGCCGCGCTGCACCGCCTCACCGGCGAGACGGACCTCGTCGTCGGCTGCGCCGCCACCCACCGCGAGGGCCAGGCCATGCGCGGCCTGGTGGGGCTGTGCGTCAACACGCTCCCGGTCCGCGTCGACCTGTCCGGCGACCCCGCCTTCGCCGGACTTGTCGAGCGCGTACGTGACGCGCTCCTGGCAGCCCAGCAGCACCGTGACGTGCCCTTCGACCTGATCCTCGAACGGCTCGGCGCCCAGGCCCGGGGCGACGACGGCACCGCCCTGGTGCGCGTCACCACCGACATCGGCGGCGAGCCGACAGCCCTTCGCCTTCCGGGACTTGACGCCAGTCCTGTCGAAGTCGGCCTGGGCGAGGCCAAGTTCGATCTCACGCTCGGCATCCTGGACACGGAACAACCCCAGAGCCTGGTCCAGTACGCGCGGGCCGCCCTCGACGAGGGGGCCGGGGACGCCCTCGCCGCCTCCTTCGCCGAACTGCTCACGGCCGTCGCCGGTGACCCCGCGCTCAGGCTCTCCCAGCTGCCCGGCCGCCGCGCCGAGCCGGCCCCCGAGCCCGGCCACCCGGCAAAGGCCCGCCTCCTGGCCCACCCCGAGGTCGCCGAGGCGTACGTACCGGACCCGCACGGCGGCCCCCTCGTCGCCTACGCCGTCCTCAGCCGCACCGGCGGCCCCTCGCCCGTACAGCTCCGCGCGCATCTGCGCCGGGTCCTGGCGCGCGAACTCGTCCCGGCCGCCGTCACGTTGCTGGACGAGATGCCCCGTACGCCCGACGGCGCCGTGGACAGCGCGCGGCTGCCGGCCCTGCCGCGCCCCGAGGCACCGGAAGGCCGCCACATCCAAGCGGTCACGGACGCCTTCGCGCAGCTCCTGGACCGCAGGCCGGAGCCGGACGACGACTTCTTCGCGCTCGGCGGTCACTCCCTGGCCGCCGTCCAGCTCGCCGAGCGTCTGCGCTCCGCGCTCACGCTGCCGCTGATCGGCCTGGACATCATGCAGACCCGTACACCCCGCGCCATCGCGGCGCTGCTGGACGCGCGCGCGGCGGAGCGGACGGCCGCCGTCGCGGCGTCGGCGTCGAAGGCGGCGTCGGCGTCGGCCGGGCGACCACGTCGGACGCGGGTCGGCACGGTCCTGGTGACCGGCGGCACGGGCGGCGTCGGCGCTTTCGTCCTGCGCGAACTTGCGGCCCAGGGGCGGCCCGTCCTCGCCCTGGCCCGGCCCGAGTCCGCGCACCTCGTCGGCGGCGACGGCGTCGAGGTGATCGAGGGCGACCTCAGTGACCTGGACAGCCTGCGCCGTGCCGTCGAGGGCGCCGACGCCGTGATCCACGCGGCGTGCACGTTCACCCGTCCCGAGGTGGACGTGGCGGCGATGCGGGCCATGGTGGACGCCTGGCGCGGCGGCCCGTTCGTGTTCGTCAGCAGCGTGGACGCCTACGGCCGCCCCGAGGCGGCGCGGGTCGCCGAGGAGTCACCCTCGCGGGCACCGCTCAGCGCGTACGGGCAGGCCAAGGTCGACTGCGAAGCACTCCTGCTCCACGCGGCCGGCACCGAGGGCCGTGGCGGCGCGAGCGCCGTGCGCTCACCCATCGTGTGGGGGGCCCACGACCGGCTGCGCGACCAACTGCGCTGGGGGGCCACGGGGTTGCTGTACCAGGCCGCCCTTGCCGGGAGCCCCATCAGCCTGCCCGGCCCCGGCGCCGGCGGTCACGACTGGTACGGGGCGCCGTGGGTGCACGCAGCCGCGCTCGCCCGCGCCGTGACCTCCTGCCTCGACGCTCCCGTCCACGGCGTGGCCAACGCCGTGAGCGGCCACGTGGCCTGGTCCGACCTGACCGCCGAGCTGATGGCACTGCTCGGCAGCGACAGCACGGTGACCTTCGACGACACGGTGCACCAGGACCTCGACCACCGCTGGCACTACCGCGCGGACCGGCTCGCCACGGCGCTGCGGCCCGAGCCGGGCGAGGACCTGCACACGGTACTCGCCTCGATGATCGAGGCGTCCGGACAGGGGAAGAACGGGTCACTCACCGGGTCCGGTGAGTGA
- a CDS encoding non-ribosomal peptide synthetase, whose protein sequence is MLPSITGQYLARYQRLDASEAAAGLLPATGAQRRFLLVRSLDPAGRADIVPMFFAFPRGTVDGPRLRAAAGHLAARHPALRSGAGVVRGTPVLRPGPADIPMEHVTPAPGEDARDALRRTLAAWTTQGPPLRLYLAADGPHADEELLAVVLDHTACDGQSLARVVAELGAAYRDRLGPQDLAPSDAAAELAAYKDAVLRQLDAEDRAASPRALAYWGERLRPARERAPLPGTRRLSGGLPTGAAASKLPSPEGGVPFPALLDACRAAAATLYGAGSVAPIGYPWGGRPAGAEPVLGCFLNTVVFPADTHATPAPEVTETQWWDDLDRADTPFDEVVRAARAGGSAWSGRLDGLLTVDDAAHRAPLRLGGTAGREIHIDGRQVRAPFAVSATQGPELDLRMVWDRTVLDDAAAEDAFAALCAALPADAPVH, encoded by the coding sequence GTGCTCCCCAGCATCACGGGCCAGTACCTCGCCCGCTACCAGCGCCTCGACGCGAGTGAGGCGGCCGCGGGACTGCTGCCCGCCACCGGGGCCCAGCGGCGCTTCCTGCTCGTGCGCTCCCTGGACCCGGCCGGCCGCGCCGACATCGTGCCGATGTTCTTCGCCTTCCCGCGCGGCACCGTCGACGGGCCCAGGCTGCGCGCCGCCGCCGGCCACCTCGCCGCCCGCCACCCCGCCCTGCGCTCGGGGGCCGGCGTCGTACGGGGCACACCCGTGCTGCGGCCCGGGCCCGCGGACATACCCATGGAGCACGTCACCCCCGCGCCCGGCGAGGACGCGCGGGACGCGCTGCGCCGCACGCTGGCCGCCTGGACCACCCAGGGCCCGCCGCTGCGCCTGTACTTGGCCGCCGACGGCCCGCACGCGGACGAGGAACTGCTGGCCGTGGTCCTGGACCACACCGCGTGCGACGGCCAGTCCCTGGCCCGCGTCGTGGCGGAACTCGGCGCCGCCTACCGCGACCGCCTGGGCCCCCAGGACCTCGCGCCTTCGGACGCGGCCGCCGAACTCGCCGCCTACAAGGACGCCGTCCTGCGCCAGCTCGACGCCGAGGACCGCGCCGCCTCCCCGCGCGCCCTGGCCTACTGGGGCGAGCGGCTGCGCCCGGCCCGTGAGCGGGCCCCGCTGCCGGGAACGCGCCGCCTGAGCGGCGGGCTGCCCACGGGCGCCGCCGCCTCGAAGCTGCCCTCACCCGAAGGGGGCGTGCCCTTCCCCGCGCTGCTCGACGCGTGCCGGGCGGCGGCCGCGACCCTGTACGGAGCCGGCTCGGTCGCGCCCATCGGATACCCCTGGGGCGGCCGCCCGGCCGGCGCCGAACCCGTCCTCGGCTGCTTCCTGAACACCGTGGTCTTCCCCGCCGACACCCATGCCACCCCGGCGCCCGAGGTGACCGAGACGCAGTGGTGGGACGACCTGGACCGGGCCGACACGCCCTTCGACGAAGTGGTGCGGGCGGCGCGGGCCGGCGGCTCCGCCTGGTCGGGCCGGCTCGACGGGCTGCTCACCGTGGACGACGCCGCCCACCGCGCGCCCCTGCGGCTCGGCGGGACGGCGGGACGCGAGATCCACATCGACGGCCGCCAGGTCCGCGCCCCCTTCGCCGTCTCCGCCACCCAAGGACCCGAACTCGACCTCCGCATGGTCTGGGACCGCACGGTCCTGGACGACGCCGCCGCCGAGGACGCGTTCGCGGCGCTGTGCGCGGCCCTGCCCGCCGACGCCCCCGTCCACTGA